From a region of the uncultured Draconibacterium sp. genome:
- the creD gene encoding cell envelope integrity protein CreD produces MEKQETILDRLGISFHRTLSFKLFVIGMLILILLIPKVMIMELIGERQRNSFQVVDEVMSKWSNEQLISGPVLFVPFKKKIYNEEEDTYNEVTRYATFLPKELSVNGKLLPKKLQRSIYNVDVYEAELAITGNFKDIDLEKLNFESSDIIWDDAQLQLSISDLRGINKGLELNWNDKAYTFSPGKASSSIGHSGVSIPLKELYTSDLNGAFNIKLQLKGSQNLMFTPLGEQTSVHLESIWNDPGFTGNYLPADRNVDEKGFQADWSVLHFNRNYPQQWVSTNQSLNQNDIENSKFGVEMVSLADHYQKNIRSAKYAILIIIITFVVFFMFEVLSKQRIHPFQYIMVGSAISIFYLLLLSISEHLGFNIAYLVAALAVIILVFFYTRSFMPKLKTQLGTSLGLAGCYLFIFILLQLESFALLTGSIGLFVLLAALMYSTRKVNWYKE; encoded by the coding sequence ATGGAAAAACAAGAAACAATTTTAGACCGCCTGGGAATCAGCTTTCACCGGACTTTATCGTTTAAACTTTTTGTGATCGGGATGCTTATTCTAATTCTGTTGATACCCAAAGTAATGATTATGGAGCTGATTGGCGAACGCCAGAGAAATTCCTTTCAGGTGGTTGACGAAGTGATGAGCAAATGGTCGAACGAACAGCTCATCAGTGGCCCCGTACTATTTGTCCCTTTCAAAAAGAAAATCTATAACGAGGAGGAAGACACCTACAACGAAGTGACACGTTACGCCACCTTCCTTCCCAAAGAATTATCGGTTAACGGAAAACTGCTACCCAAAAAATTGCAACGCAGTATTTACAATGTTGATGTGTACGAGGCGGAACTTGCAATAACCGGGAATTTTAAGGACATCGATCTGGAGAAACTGAACTTCGAATCTTCGGATATAATTTGGGACGATGCCCAGTTACAATTATCCATCAGCGACCTGAGGGGGATAAACAAAGGGCTGGAACTGAATTGGAACGACAAAGCCTATACATTTTCGCCCGGAAAAGCCTCATCATCGATCGGGCACAGCGGTGTTTCCATTCCTTTGAAAGAGCTTTATACCAGCGACCTGAATGGTGCATTTAATATTAAACTGCAGTTAAAAGGCAGCCAAAACCTGATGTTTACTCCGCTGGGCGAACAAACCTCGGTTCATTTGGAGTCGATCTGGAACGATCCGGGTTTTACAGGCAATTATCTGCCGGCCGACCGTAATGTGGACGAAAAAGGCTTTCAGGCCGACTGGAGCGTGCTGCATTTTAACCGAAACTATCCGCAACAATGGGTAAGCACCAATCAATCCTTAAATCAAAACGATATTGAAAATTCAAAATTCGGTGTAGAAATGGTAAGCCTGGCGGACCATTACCAAAAAAACATCCGCAGCGCCAAATATGCCATCCTTATCATTATCATCACTTTTGTGGTGTTCTTTATGTTCGAAGTGTTGTCAAAACAGCGTATCCACCCATTTCAGTACATTATGGTGGGATCGGCAATCAGTATTTTCTACTTGCTGTTGCTTTCAATTTCTGAGCATTTAGGTTTTAACATAGCTTACCTGGTTGCCGCTTTAGCAGTAATTATACTGGTGTTCTTTTACACGCGTAGTTTTATGCCAAAACTAAAAACTCAGCTGGGAACAAGTTTAGGTTTGGCCGGCTGCTATCTTTTCATTTTTATTTTGCTACAGCTCGAATCGTTTGCATTACTAACCGGAAGTATCGGTTTATTCGTGCTACTGGCTGCATTAATGTATTCAACCCGAAAAGTAAACTGGTATAAAGAATAA
- a CDS encoding CPBP family intramembrane glutamic endopeptidase encodes MKHLTRAFDGQNEWWKYLVVILVALFVGQIVGAIPLVIAMGVGVAMNGGEIAETDNMMDLSAYGIDPNLGLALMVIPFIVTLVLAIVLIKSFHQRTSKDVVNGGRPFRWNRFWLGVSIWGAMILVFFFAQLLISPEELEFRFDPAAFIPLVFVAVLLIPIQSGTEEFIFRGYLAQGVAVWTKNRWAVILIPSVLFALLHGMNPEVKEHGFWMMMPSYFVFGVAFAITAVLDDGIELAIGIHAVNNTLGALLVTSKESAIQVPSLFFQQETDPVKESLALVLSSVVLLVILKQILQWDFSVLWKKIEL; translated from the coding sequence ATGAAACATCTAACGCGCGCTTTCGACGGTCAAAATGAATGGTGGAAATACCTGGTAGTAATTCTTGTGGCCTTGTTTGTGGGGCAAATCGTTGGTGCTATTCCGCTTGTAATTGCAATGGGAGTTGGAGTTGCTATGAATGGAGGAGAAATTGCAGAAACTGACAATATGATGGATTTATCGGCGTATGGAATCGATCCAAATCTGGGGCTTGCATTAATGGTTATTCCATTTATAGTAACGCTTGTTTTGGCTATTGTTCTGATAAAGTCGTTTCATCAACGAACTTCAAAAGATGTTGTAAATGGTGGTCGGCCTTTTAGGTGGAACCGGTTTTGGCTGGGAGTTAGTATTTGGGGGGCTATGATACTGGTGTTTTTTTTCGCGCAGCTACTTATAAGCCCTGAGGAATTGGAGTTTCGTTTTGATCCGGCTGCTTTTATTCCTTTGGTTTTTGTTGCTGTTCTTCTTATCCCCATTCAGTCAGGCACCGAAGAATTTATATTCCGTGGTTACCTGGCGCAAGGAGTAGCCGTCTGGACAAAAAACAGATGGGCGGTTATTCTAATACCTTCTGTACTGTTTGCTTTATTGCATGGTATGAATCCGGAGGTGAAAGAACACGGATTCTGGATGATGATGCCATCGTATTTTGTTTTTGGTGTGGCATTCGCAATTACAGCAGTACTCGATGACGGAATTGAACTCGCTATTGGAATACATGCAGTTAATAATACGCTGGGCGCACTATTGGTAACCAGTAAAGAATCAGCCATACAAGTTCCTTCATTGTTTTTTCAGCAGGAAACCGATCCTGTAAAAGAATCGCTGGCTTTAGTGCTTTCCTCGGTAGTTTTGCTGGTAATTTTAAAACAGATTTTGCAATGGGATTTTTCTGTTCTTTGGAAGAAGATAGAACTCTAG
- a CDS encoding diacylglycerol kinase family protein, with amino-acid sequence MKNVFLAKRLHSFKYALNGLWHLWKKEINFRIHIFATITATALGWLIEITRTKWLLIIICVGIVLGAEALNSAIERICDFVSPDKNI; translated from the coding sequence ATGAAAAACGTCTTTTTAGCAAAAAGGCTACACAGCTTTAAATATGCACTTAACGGATTATGGCACTTGTGGAAAAAGGAAATAAATTTTCGAATTCACATTTTTGCAACTATAACTGCGACTGCTTTGGGTTGGCTCATTGAAATTACCCGAACCAAATGGTTGCTGATTATTATTTGTGTTGGAATTGTACTGGGGGCCGAAGCATTAAACTCAGCTATTGAGCGCATTTGTGATTTTGTTTCTCCAGATAAAAATATATAG
- the leuD gene encoding 3-isopropylmalate dehydratase small subunit: MAYDKFSVINTSAVPLPFENVDTDQIIPARFLKAVERKGFGDNLFRDWRYENDGSPKADFPLNNSNYSGKILVGGKNFGSGSSREHAAWAIYDYGFRVVVSSFFADIFKGNALNNGLLPVVVSPEFLEKIFAQIEKDADSTFEVDLPNQKFTITATGESSDFEINPYKKHCLQNGLDDIDYLVEMKEQIAEFEAN, from the coding sequence ATGGCATACGATAAATTTTCAGTAATAAATACTTCGGCAGTACCGCTGCCATTCGAAAATGTAGATACCGACCAGATTATTCCTGCACGCTTTCTGAAAGCTGTGGAACGTAAAGGATTTGGCGACAACCTTTTCCGCGACTGGCGTTATGAAAACGATGGAAGTCCGAAAGCTGATTTCCCGTTGAACAACAGCAACTATTCAGGCAAAATACTGGTTGGAGGTAAAAACTTCGGCAGTGGATCGAGCCGCGAGCACGCCGCATGGGCCATCTACGATTATGGTTTCCGTGTTGTGGTTTCAAGCTTTTTCGCCGATATCTTTAAAGGAAATGCGTTGAACAACGGCCTGCTACCGGTTGTTGTTTCACCAGAGTTCCTTGAGAAAATCTTTGCTCAGATAGAAAAAGATGCAGATTCAACTTTTGAAGTCGATCTTCCAAATCAGAAATTCACCATAACAGCTACTGGTGAGTCAAGTGATTTCGAAATCAATCCGTACAAAAAACATTGTTTGCAAAACGGACTGGACGATATCGACTACCTGGTTGAAATGAAGGAGCAAATAGCAGAATTTGAGGCTAATTAG
- a CDS encoding IPT/TIG domain-containing protein — protein MVMRVLLYFLVFVLFMYACNDKEERDFPSIQTHANVIVEEDGVTAFGSFEGGWSSTITDIGFVYYLSGTSGTDYEIVSLGAVEAGVSDFNAKIVRNLLIGAEYTIKAYLTTSKYTVYGEEQHFISKGGKAPIIAGFSPDNVWIGDTLTITGRYFSDKNDDNHISFGEEVTQPIVSNDSILKVVVPNTIKTVKSDVRITVAGKSSSFSEKLIMAPPVIDEILPENVLPGESFRLKGHGLLSIKSLIIGQQNFPVVTQSDTSLLFTLTYDISTGSKNLKLMMLDELLEPEKQYNIVLPQITSVQPQIAWIDSVLTVKGKYLDRLTNFQIGRNGLQEIMKTDSLVTLRVTGLFNSETLNAKFRYNGDVDSGLKITFNMPVITSISPAITHAGETIELTGERFFYGMAPNIGTLTDVSENKATLTLPWMIPAGKHTIDLSYMFDFSAGTVEFTIPPIKIIDYWPKEIKRGDTVNVIVENLPENLAGYYAVAFDRRPGDVIAKNGKELQCVVPYDAEIGNNPSLLVHIGLQEDIIENAFVLTEKWKKVDKNFAMEGGACHFIEMDGAQYILFQDQHFSSLKKFDSSSEEWFQISRTDLFNESYIVTTFSIDNDLYFVSYNSTGLNLNYKYSTSSKDWSRIADFPVEMNGYFSFSNQGRGFVGTIDSFFEYDKVNDRWIPRQTLPTTHYEVVNPLIFSYNGNGYLGFKKSVVDKIEYNEFWRYNMDTDDWNDLGGAPLNVYSGGSVITKDNIAYILGKGYDVPGEFKAYDLSTNTARNLILPPSQWGQYYHIFYENGYVYFMMRSDYYSGWQLFKIAISDLNK, from the coding sequence ATGGTTATGAGAGTATTACTGTATTTTTTAGTGTTTGTGCTGTTTATGTATGCATGCAACGATAAAGAAGAACGCGATTTTCCTTCGATACAAACCCATGCAAATGTTATAGTAGAAGAAGATGGAGTAACTGCTTTTGGCTCTTTTGAGGGAGGATGGTCGTCAACGATTACTGATATTGGCTTTGTTTATTATTTGTCAGGTACTTCGGGTACCGACTACGAGATCGTTTCTTTAGGAGCTGTTGAAGCGGGTGTTAGTGATTTTAATGCAAAAATCGTTCGGAATTTGTTGATTGGAGCCGAGTATACGATTAAAGCTTATTTAACCACCAGTAAATATACTGTTTACGGAGAAGAACAGCATTTTATAAGTAAAGGAGGAAAAGCGCCAATAATAGCTGGTTTTTCGCCCGATAATGTGTGGATTGGAGATACACTAACTATAACGGGGAGGTACTTCTCGGACAAAAACGATGATAATCACATTTCTTTTGGAGAAGAAGTTACGCAGCCGATAGTATCAAATGATTCTATTTTGAAGGTTGTAGTTCCAAATACAATCAAAACAGTTAAAAGCGATGTGCGCATTACAGTTGCCGGTAAAAGTTCTTCTTTTTCAGAAAAACTAATAATGGCACCTCCTGTAATTGACGAGATATTACCTGAAAATGTATTGCCAGGAGAATCGTTTAGACTTAAAGGTCATGGTCTGTTATCTATAAAATCCTTAATTATTGGGCAGCAAAACTTCCCTGTAGTAACGCAGAGTGATACATCGTTACTTTTTACATTAACGTATGATATTAGCACGGGGAGCAAAAACCTTAAGCTAATGATGCTTGATGAGCTATTGGAGCCGGAAAAACAATATAATATTGTTTTACCCCAAATTACATCGGTTCAGCCCCAAATTGCCTGGATTGATAGCGTTTTAACAGTAAAGGGTAAATATCTGGATAGACTCACTAACTTTCAGATTGGAAGAAATGGGTTGCAGGAAATAATGAAAACAGATAGTTTGGTTACATTACGTGTAACAGGTTTGTTTAATTCAGAAACGTTAAATGCGAAGTTTCGGTATAATGGGGACGTTGATTCAGGACTTAAAATAACTTTTAATATGCCTGTTATTACTTCAATATCACCTGCAATTACTCACGCCGGAGAAACCATAGAACTGACTGGCGAACGTTTTTTCTATGGGATGGCTCCCAATATTGGTACGTTAACAGATGTAAGTGAGAATAAAGCAACGTTAACACTGCCCTGGATGATACCGGCAGGAAAGCACACAATTGACCTAAGTTATATGTTCGATTTTTCGGCAGGAACTGTTGAGTTTACGATTCCACCAATAAAGATTATTGATTATTGGCCGAAAGAGATAAAAAGAGGAGACACGGTTAATGTTATTGTTGAAAATTTACCCGAGAATTTGGCGGGTTACTATGCAGTTGCTTTTGACCGAAGACCGGGAGATGTGATTGCTAAGAACGGTAAGGAACTACAATGCGTTGTGCCTTATGACGCTGAAATAGGCAATAATCCTTCATTATTGGTACATATAGGACTTCAGGAAGATATAATTGAAAATGCTTTTGTACTGACAGAAAAGTGGAAAAAAGTGGATAAAAATTTCGCGATGGAGGGAGGAGCCTGCCATTTTATTGAAATGGATGGAGCGCAATATATACTGTTTCAGGATCAGCATTTTTCATCGTTAAAGAAATTTGATTCCTCTTCAGAAGAATGGTTTCAAATTAGTCGGACTGATTTATTTAATGAATCATATATTGTAACTACTTTTTCTATTGATAATGACTTGTATTTTGTTTCGTATAATTCCACAGGATTAAATTTAAATTATAAATATTCCACCTCGAGTAAAGATTGGAGTCGTATTGCTGATTTTCCGGTAGAAATGAATGGCTACTTTTCATTTAGTAATCAAGGTAGGGGCTTTGTAGGAACTATTGATAGTTTTTTTGAATATGATAAAGTGAATGATCGTTGGATTCCGCGGCAGACACTTCCTACTACTCATTATGAAGTTGTGAATCCATTAATCTTTAGTTATAATGGCAATGGGTATCTGGGCTTTAAAAAGTCAGTAGTAGATAAGATTGAATACAATGAATTTTGGCGATATAATATGGATACTGATGATTGGAATGATTTGGGTGGTGCACCATTAAATGTATATTCCGGCGGATCAGTAATTACAAAAGATAATATTGCCTATATTCTGGGAAAGGGATACGACGTGCCGGGAGAGTTTAAGGCATATGATTTAAGCACCAATACAGCTCGAAATCTTATATTACCACCCTCACAATGGGGACAATACTATCACATATTTTATGAAAATGGGTATGTGTATTTTATGATGCGATCTGATTATTATTCGGGTTGGCAATTATTTAAGATAGCTATTTCGGATCTGAATAAGTAA
- the ilvA gene encoding threonine ammonia-lyase, translating into MSDTKYFPQLKDINNAKHNLSEIVLHTPLQKNLNLSEEYSANVFLKREDLQIVRSYKIRGAYNKIAQLSDAEREKGVVCASAGNHAQGVAYSCRLLGIEGKIYMPTTTPKQKIKQVKMFGKTHVEVIITGDTYDDAHRAALEDCQKTGMAFIHPFDDPQIIEGQATVGLEILQDSTETIDYLFVPIGGGGLAAGVGAYIKQISPNTKIIGVEPAGAPSMQKSLEANSVIKLEKIDKFVDGAAVQRVGEITFEICKKVVDEYQSVPEGKICTKILELYNRDAIVIEPAGALSIAALDFYREQIKGKNVVCIVSGSNNDITRTEEIKERSLLYEGLKHYFIVRFPQRAGALRIFVDVVPGPTDDITHFEYSKKNNREKGPAVIGIEVQKKEDFNGLVKRMDENGFIYEYLNEKADLFQFLI; encoded by the coding sequence ATGAGCGACACAAAATATTTTCCTCAATTAAAAGATATAAACAACGCAAAGCATAACCTTAGCGAAATAGTGCTTCACACGCCACTTCAGAAAAACCTGAACTTATCAGAAGAATACAGCGCTAATGTATTTCTGAAACGCGAAGATCTGCAAATCGTACGTTCCTATAAAATTCGTGGAGCCTACAATAAAATAGCGCAACTTTCGGATGCCGAGCGTGAAAAAGGAGTAGTTTGTGCCAGTGCCGGAAACCATGCGCAGGGCGTTGCCTACTCGTGCCGGCTGTTAGGAATTGAAGGCAAGATTTACATGCCCACAACAACGCCTAAGCAAAAAATTAAGCAGGTAAAAATGTTTGGCAAAACCCATGTTGAGGTGATCATTACCGGCGATACTTACGACGATGCCCACCGCGCTGCATTGGAAGATTGCCAGAAAACCGGCATGGCATTTATCCATCCGTTCGACGATCCGCAAATTATTGAAGGACAGGCAACCGTTGGACTGGAGATTTTACAGGATTCCACCGAAACGATCGACTACTTGTTTGTTCCCATAGGAGGTGGCGGTTTGGCGGCCGGAGTTGGAGCCTATATTAAACAAATCAGCCCGAACACAAAAATTATTGGTGTTGAACCTGCGGGTGCACCATCGATGCAAAAATCGCTGGAAGCCAACAGTGTAATTAAGCTGGAGAAAATAGACAAGTTTGTTGACGGAGCTGCTGTTCAGCGTGTTGGCGAAATTACTTTCGAGATATGTAAAAAAGTGGTTGACGAATACCAATCGGTTCCGGAAGGAAAGATTTGTACGAAAATTCTGGAGCTTTACAACCGCGATGCCATTGTTATTGAGCCGGCAGGAGCACTGTCGATTGCTGCTCTTGATTTTTACCGCGAGCAAATTAAAGGAAAAAATGTAGTTTGTATCGTTAGTGGAAGTAATAATGACATTACCCGCACCGAAGAAATAAAAGAACGTTCGTTGCTTTACGAGGGGCTGAAGCATTATTTTATTGTACGTTTTCCTCAACGCGCCGGAGCCTTGCGCATTTTTGTTGATGTAGTGCCTGGCCCCACCGACGACATTACCCACTTTGAATACTCGAAAAAAAACAACCGCGAAAAAGGGCCTGCTGTTATCGGAATAGAAGTGCAGAAAAAAGAAGATTTTAATGGTCTTGTAAAACGTATGGATGAAAATGGTTTCATTTATGAATACCTGAATGAAAAAGCGGATCTTTTTCAGTTTTTGATTTGA
- a CDS encoding four helix bundle protein — protein sequence MQTSNLAEFKENMKLRTKIFAHDCVKFSLNLPKNTLGNHIRGQLIRCSTSVAANYRASCVAQTVPMIISKLSISIEEADESEFWLEFAVDEKLAIKESAENMIQEAHEIASILIISRQTLQKR from the coding sequence ATGCAAACAAGTAATCTGGCAGAATTTAAAGAGAATATGAAACTTCGGACAAAAATCTTTGCTCACGATTGTGTTAAGTTTTCTTTGAATTTGCCTAAAAATACGCTTGGAAACCATATTCGGGGACAATTGATTCGCTGCTCTACTTCTGTTGCGGCTAATTACAGGGCATCTTGTGTTGCACAAACCGTTCCGATGATTATTTCAAAGCTGAGTATATCAATTGAAGAAGCAGATGAAAGTGAATTCTGGTTAGAATTTGCTGTTGATGAAAAACTAGCGATAAAAGAGAGCGCGGAAAATATGATTCAGGAGGCTCATGAGATAGCATCAATACTCATCATATCTCGTCAAACGCTTCAAAAGAGATAA
- a CDS encoding alpha-isopropylmalate synthase regulatory domain-containing protein, producing MTGKAVEISGKRLTIMDTTLRDGEQTSGVSFSEGEKLSVAKVLLEDVKVDRIEIASARVSEGEFKGTQKVMKWAAQKGHLDKVEVLGFVDGKISLEWIAKAGGKVINLLCKGSYKHVTEQLRKTPEEHVADIKQVINYADEMGIKVNIYLEDWSNGMRSSKDYVHFMISSLKDEKMERFMLPDTLGILDPDETYDFCLEMIESFPDVDFDFHAHNDYDLAIANVFHALKAGIRCVHTTVNGLGERAGNAPLSSVIATIKDHLKMKTRVNEAQLNKVSKLVESFSGIRIPTNKPLIGEFVFTQCSGIHADGDSKNNLYFNDLLPERFGRIRQYALGKTSGKANIKKNLKDLGIELDKESLKKVTDKVIELADQKETITSDELPYIVADVLENDLFDQRVKVVNYSISYTMGLRPMANVSLEIDGKIYEEYSDGDGQYDAFVKALRKIYKRLDKIFPILVDYVVTIPPGGNTNALVETVITWRNDHEFKTKGLHPDQNAAAILATTRMLNVIENEFNSTKLEEIKNEN from the coding sequence ATGACAGGCAAAGCAGTAGAAATTTCAGGTAAACGCCTTACCATAATGGATACTACCCTTCGCGATGGTGAACAAACTTCCGGAGTTTCGTTTAGCGAAGGGGAAAAACTCAGTGTGGCAAAAGTGTTGCTCGAAGATGTAAAAGTTGACCGCATTGAAATTGCCTCAGCACGGGTGTCGGAAGGAGAATTCAAAGGCACGCAAAAGGTAATGAAATGGGCGGCACAAAAAGGTCACCTCGATAAAGTTGAGGTACTTGGATTTGTTGATGGAAAGATTTCACTGGAATGGATTGCCAAAGCCGGAGGGAAAGTGATTAACCTGCTGTGTAAGGGATCGTATAAACACGTGACTGAGCAGTTACGAAAAACACCTGAAGAGCATGTGGCCGACATCAAACAAGTGATAAACTATGCCGACGAAATGGGAATTAAGGTAAATATTTACCTTGAGGACTGGTCGAACGGTATGCGCAGCTCGAAAGACTATGTTCATTTTATGATATCGAGCCTGAAAGATGAAAAGATGGAGCGTTTTATGCTTCCTGATACATTGGGCATCCTCGATCCTGATGAGACTTACGATTTCTGTCTCGAAATGATCGAAAGCTTTCCTGATGTTGATTTCGATTTTCATGCACACAACGATTACGACCTGGCTATTGCTAACGTTTTCCATGCATTGAAAGCCGGAATTCGCTGCGTGCACACTACTGTAAACGGTCTTGGAGAGCGTGCCGGGAACGCTCCCCTATCGAGTGTTATTGCTACTATAAAAGATCACCTGAAAATGAAAACCCGGGTAAATGAGGCCCAGTTGAATAAGGTTTCGAAACTGGTAGAATCCTTTTCAGGTATTCGAATCCCTACCAATAAACCGTTGATCGGTGAATTTGTGTTTACACAATGTAGTGGAATACATGCTGATGGCGACAGCAAAAACAACCTTTATTTTAACGACTTGTTACCGGAACGTTTTGGCCGCATACGCCAGTACGCTTTGGGAAAGACTTCGGGTAAGGCCAACATCAAAAAGAATTTGAAAGATCTTGGCATTGAACTGGATAAAGAATCGCTGAAAAAAGTTACCGATAAGGTTATTGAACTGGCCGACCAAAAAGAAACCATCACCAGCGACGAGTTGCCATACATTGTTGCCGATGTTCTGGAGAATGATCTTTTCGACCAACGTGTAAAAGTGGTTAATTACTCGATAAGTTACACCATGGGATTGCGCCCGATGGCCAATGTTTCGCTTGAAATTGATGGAAAGATTTATGAGGAATACAGCGATGGCGACGGACAGTACGATGCTTTTGTTAAAGCATTGCGTAAAATTTACAAACGCCTCGATAAGATATTCCCAATTCTGGTTGACTATGTGGTTACCATTCCTCCGGGCGGTAATACCAATGCCCTGGTTGAAACGGTTATTACCTGGCGCAACGATCACGAATTTAAGACCAAAGGGCTGCATCCCGATCAGAATGCCGCTGCAATTCTGGCAACAACCCGAATGTTAAACGTAATTGAAAACGAGTTTAACTCCACAAAACTGGAAGAAATAAAAAACGAAAATTAA
- the leuB gene encoding 3-isopropylmalate dehydrogenase codes for MKLNIALLPGDGIGPEIVEQAMKAVKAVARKFNHELEYTEALTGAIAIDTVGDPYPEETHELCMKSDAVLFGAIGDPKFDNNPKAPVRPEQGLLAMRKKLGLYANIRPVETFESLLHKSPLRRELVEGADFVCIRELTGGMYFGEKGRKDDGNTAFDTCIYTREEVERILKLGYEFAAKRNKKLTVVDKANVLESSRLWREVAQEMAPNYPDIQTEYMFVDNAAMQIIQWPKNFDVMVTENMFGDILTDEASVITGSLGLLPSASVGIHTSVFEPIHGSYPQAAGKNIANPIATILSAAMMFEYAFDLKEEGKLIREAVAVSMAEGFVTEDIAEGPAQSTSAVGDWIAHWIEKN; via the coding sequence ATGAAACTGAACATTGCATTATTGCCCGGCGACGGGATCGGACCTGAGATTGTTGAACAGGCCATGAAAGCAGTGAAAGCTGTTGCAAGAAAATTTAATCACGAATTAGAATACACTGAAGCATTGACAGGTGCCATTGCCATCGACACAGTTGGAGATCCGTATCCGGAAGAAACACACGAACTATGTATGAAATCGGATGCTGTGCTTTTTGGTGCTATTGGCGATCCAAAATTCGACAACAATCCAAAAGCGCCGGTTCGTCCTGAGCAGGGATTGCTTGCCATGCGTAAAAAACTTGGATTGTATGCCAACATCCGTCCGGTAGAAACTTTCGAATCTTTGTTGCACAAATCGCCACTTCGCCGCGAATTGGTTGAAGGAGCTGATTTTGTTTGTATCCGCGAGTTAACCGGTGGAATGTATTTTGGTGAAAAAGGTAGAAAAGACGATGGAAATACCGCATTCGACACTTGTATTTACACTCGTGAAGAAGTTGAACGTATCTTGAAATTAGGTTACGAATTTGCTGCTAAACGGAACAAAAAGCTTACTGTGGTTGACAAAGCCAACGTATTGGAAAGCTCGCGTTTGTGGCGTGAAGTGGCACAGGAAATGGCTCCAAATTATCCTGATATCCAAACAGAATATATGTTTGTGGATAATGCTGCCATGCAAATTATTCAGTGGCCAAAGAATTTTGATGTAATGGTTACTGAGAATATGTTTGGCGATATCCTTACCGACGAAGCCAGTGTAATCACCGGATCGCTTGGATTGTTGCCTTCTGCATCAGTTGGTATCCACACTTCGGTTTTTGAGCCAATACACGGATCGTATCCACAGGCAGCTGGTAAAAACATTGCCAACCCGATTGCTACAATCCTTTCGGCAGCCATGATGTTCGAATATGCTTTCGACCTGAAAGAAGAAGGTAAATTAATTCGTGAAGCTGTTGCTGTGTCAATGGCTGAAGGATTTGTTACTGAAGACATTGCTGAAGGACCAGCGCAAAGTACATCAGCAGTTGGCGACTGGATCGCTCACTGGATTGAAAAGAACTAA
- a CDS encoding transcriptional regulator: MKNPIQNLNKAFENKVRLGVMAALMVNSRLSFNELKDLLELTDGNLASHIKALEKAKFISVNKTFVGKKPNTTYAVTLSGSKAFELHLKALEDLIKNQNITNN, encoded by the coding sequence GTGAAGAATCCGATTCAAAATCTGAATAAAGCCTTTGAGAACAAAGTGAGGCTGGGCGTTATGGCTGCCTTGATGGTGAATTCGCGCTTGAGTTTTAACGAACTGAAAGACTTACTTGAATTGACCGATGGCAACCTGGCGAGCCACATTAAAGCATTGGAAAAGGCAAAATTCATTTCGGTAAATAAAACCTTTGTGGGCAAAAAACCCAACACTACTTACGCCGTTACATTAAGCGGGAGTAAAGCTTTTGAGCTGCATTTAAAAGCATTGGAAGATTTAATAAAGAATCAAAATATTACAAACAATTAA
- the tnpA gene encoding IS200/IS605 family transposase produces the protein MSYTTIWLHCVWSTKNRECIISNTFRPVLLKHIRQKASDKGIILNYINLHRDHVHALINLGRKQTIADVMQQLKGESSYWINKMNVMPVKFYWQDDYFAVSVSQSQVERVREYIKNQDEHHRKITWEEEVDQFLKWYNF, from the coding sequence ATGTCATATACCACAATTTGGCTTCATTGTGTTTGGTCAACTAAAAATCGTGAATGTATAATTTCGAATACTTTTCGTCCTGTTCTTCTCAAACATATCAGGCAAAAAGCGAGTGATAAAGGTATTATACTCAATTACATTAATCTTCATAGAGATCATGTACATGCACTAATAAATCTTGGAAGGAAACAGACTATCGCAGATGTAATGCAGCAACTAAAAGGTGAGAGTTCGTATTGGATTAATAAAATGAATGTGATGCCTGTAAAATTTTATTGGCAAGATGATTATTTCGCTGTTTCAGTAAGTCAATCACAAGTGGAAAGAGTAAGGGAATATATAAAAAATCAGGACGAGCATCACCGAAAAATAACATGGGAAGAGGAGGTTGATCAGTTTTTAAAATGGTATAATTTTTAG